The following proteins are co-located in the Methylomonas sp. 11b genome:
- a CDS encoding efflux RND transporter periplasmic adaptor subunit codes for MNPQVLNLKILLPILVLLAAAGAAWAIIAAKPQTVQQSAEPTAPKVNVVRAEPQSLRLNVMSQGVVAPRETIDLVTEVGGKLVQVHPALVAGGFFAANELLLTIDPRDYDYAIVTAEAQLAEAQRVLINEQAQVEQAHSEWQALGEGEPTALALRKPQLAEAQAKLKAAEADLAKAKLNRSRCELRAPFAGRVLSKQAGLGQYIQSGAAVARIYASDVAEIRLPIGTEQLAFLELPLGQNGKVGRWPAVTLRADLAGKPQTWQGRIVRSEAALDDNSGQLYLVAQVAEPFRETSDSPPLLSGLFVQAEIEGVRRDGLFALPRTALNGLQQAKLVDAEQRLEIRQLQVLRHEAQRVVVKAGLNAGERVVVSEMPVPVAGMKVNAVEAQPEAAQ; via the coding sequence TTGAATCCGCAAGTACTCAATTTAAAAATTCTGTTACCGATCCTGGTCTTGCTGGCGGCGGCCGGCGCGGCTTGGGCGATTATCGCCGCCAAGCCGCAAACCGTTCAGCAGAGCGCCGAACCGACTGCTCCCAAGGTCAACGTGGTCCGCGCCGAACCGCAAAGCCTGCGGCTGAACGTGATGTCGCAAGGCGTGGTGGCGCCGCGCGAGACTATCGATTTGGTGACCGAAGTCGGCGGCAAGCTGGTGCAAGTCCATCCGGCCCTGGTTGCCGGCGGTTTCTTCGCCGCCAACGAATTGCTGCTGACCATAGACCCGCGCGATTACGATTACGCCATCGTCACCGCCGAAGCCCAGCTGGCCGAGGCCCAGCGGGTCTTGATCAACGAACAGGCCCAAGTCGAGCAAGCGCATAGCGAATGGCAAGCGTTGGGCGAAGGCGAGCCGACTGCGTTGGCGCTGCGCAAGCCGCAATTGGCCGAGGCGCAAGCCAAGCTCAAAGCCGCCGAGGCCGATCTGGCCAAGGCCAAACTCAATCGCAGCCGCTGCGAATTGCGGGCGCCGTTTGCCGGCCGGGTACTGAGCAAGCAAGCCGGATTGGGGCAATATATTCAGTCCGGCGCAGCCGTGGCGCGAATTTACGCCAGCGATGTCGCCGAAATACGCCTGCCGATCGGCACCGAGCAACTGGCCTTCTTGGAACTGCCTTTGGGACAAAACGGCAAGGTCGGTCGCTGGCCGGCGGTGACCTTGCGCGCGGATCTGGCCGGCAAACCGCAAACCTGGCAAGGCCGCATCGTCCGCAGCGAAGCGGCGCTGGACGACAACAGCGGTCAGCTCTATCTGGTTGCGCAAGTCGCCGAGCCGTTCCGGGAAACCTCGGATAGCCCGCCCTTGCTGAGCGGCTTGTTCGTACAAGCCGAGATTGAAGGGGTGCGCCGCGACGGTCTGTTTGCGCTGCCGCGCACCGCATTGAACGGTTTGCAACAAGCCAAGCTGGTCGACGCTGAGCAACGTTTGGAAATTCGCCAGCTGCAAGTGCTGCGCCACGAAGCCCAGCGCGTCGTCGTCAAGGCCGGTTTAAATGCCGGCGAACGGGTAGTGGTGTCGGAAATGCCGGTGCCGGTGGCGGGAATGAAAGTCAACGCAGTCGAAGCGCAGCCTGAAGCCGCCCAATGA
- a CDS encoding efflux transporter outer membrane subunit → MLAKPRRPMLWIVSALSALWAVGCESPAPRDAHALAFQAPQNWSSNGHFAEPAATGWLAAFNDQNLTILVQQGLRDNFDLKSATARVDAAREQAIIAGSGRWPQLSLTPGYQRAKTNMGGESSEYGAFTALFNLSWELDVWGRIKAGQQAAETEAEATGDDYRAAQLSLAARIAQAYFEFSEAQLQATVAAQSVKDRGTIVDLVRGRFNRGLTRGLDLRLVLTDLANAEAQLAQARNDVQLLGKRLQTLLGRYPGNDPIRQEFDATFRLPQPPETLSAGLPAELLERRPDVIAAFKRLRAADSRLESAEKALLPRVTLTGAGGASSAALTEIIDPRAAAWNLAAGLAQPLFTGGRLQGEIRYNEAKVQEAFNQYQSVALNAFREVEQALAAEAWLRTQEQALREAVEQTEASRKLAVYSYRQGLIEILTLLDSYRSTLNAQSAHLAVQRQLLNNRINLYLALGGGV, encoded by the coding sequence ATGCTCGCCAAACCCCGCCGCCCGATGTTATGGATTGTTTCAGCCCTATCGGCGCTATGGGCCGTAGGCTGCGAATCGCCTGCGCCTCGGGATGCACATGCTTTGGCGTTTCAGGCACCGCAAAACTGGAGCAGCAACGGCCACTTTGCCGAACCGGCCGCGACTGGCTGGTTGGCAGCGTTTAACGATCAGAATTTAACGATCTTGGTGCAGCAAGGGCTGAGAGATAACTTCGATTTAAAAAGTGCCACTGCTCGTGTCGATGCGGCCCGCGAGCAAGCCATTATCGCCGGCTCCGGCCGTTGGCCACAACTGTCGTTAACACCCGGCTATCAACGCGCAAAGACCAATATGGGCGGCGAAAGCAGCGAATACGGCGCGTTTACGGCGCTGTTCAACCTGAGCTGGGAGCTAGATGTCTGGGGCCGGATCAAGGCCGGACAACAAGCGGCTGAAACCGAAGCCGAGGCGACTGGCGACGATTATCGCGCCGCGCAATTATCGCTGGCGGCACGGATTGCCCAAGCCTATTTCGAATTCAGTGAAGCCCAATTGCAAGCGACGGTGGCGGCACAGTCGGTCAAAGACCGCGGCACCATTGTCGATCTGGTGCGCGGCCGTTTCAACAGGGGGTTGACCCGCGGCCTGGATTTGCGCTTGGTGCTGACCGATCTGGCGAATGCCGAAGCGCAGCTGGCGCAAGCCCGTAATGATGTGCAATTGTTGGGCAAGCGCCTGCAAACCTTGCTGGGCCGGTATCCGGGGAACGATCCAATCAGGCAAGAATTCGACGCTACATTTCGATTACCGCAGCCGCCGGAAACCTTGAGCGCCGGTTTGCCGGCCGAGCTGTTGGAACGCCGCCCGGACGTCATCGCCGCGTTCAAACGCTTGCGGGCCGCTGATTCCCGATTGGAAAGCGCCGAAAAAGCCTTGCTGCCGCGCGTGACGCTGACCGGTGCCGGCGGCGCCAGCAGCGCGGCCTTGACCGAGATCATCGACCCGCGCGCGGCGGCCTGGAATTTGGCCGCCGGCCTGGCGCAGCCGCTGTTTACCGGCGGCCGGCTGCAAGGCGAGATTCGTTATAACGAGGCTAAAGTCCAGGAAGCCTTTAACCAATACCAAAGCGTGGCCTTGAACGCCTTTCGCGAGGTAGAGCAAGCACTGGCCGCCGAGGCCTGGCTGCGCACCCAGGAACAAGCCTTACGCGAAGCCGTCGAGCAAACCGAAGCCAGCCGTAAGCTGGCGGTGTATTCCTACCGGCAGGGATTGATCGAAATCCTCACCTTGCTCGACAGCTACCGCAGCACCCTCAACGCCCAAAGCGCGCATTTGGCCGTGCAACGGCAATTATTGAACAATCGTATCAATCTCTATCTGGCATTAGGCGGTGGCGTTTGA
- a CDS encoding methylenetetrahydrofolate reductase: MNISFEIVPRSLEAFDQQYGFVQTLDKGINIINVPDIQRFDTRSWELATRVDRSKYRFIPHFRAIDFKIESGELYRIIEDYALDSVLLVSGDPPEGLKRSFYNTDVVDLIRAVRQRFPSLHIYAGFDPHRSGVQDECDYIQRKVDAGAGGFFSQPFYDSRMIDIYAEHMQDLETYIGISPITSKASMNYWEVKNKVKFPKSFQPDYDWNVQFANSVITSAADNGLNVYFMPIRIDLARYFGEIKLGG; this comes from the coding sequence ATGAATATTTCGTTTGAAATCGTCCCTCGCAGCCTAGAGGCCTTCGACCAGCAATACGGCTTTGTACAAACTCTGGACAAAGGTATCAACATCATCAATGTTCCTGATATCCAGCGCTTCGATACCCGCAGCTGGGAATTAGCGACCCGCGTCGATCGAAGCAAATACCGCTTTATTCCGCATTTTCGCGCGATAGATTTCAAAATCGAAAGCGGCGAACTCTACCGCATCATCGAAGACTATGCGCTCGACAGTGTTCTGTTGGTGTCCGGCGATCCGCCGGAGGGGCTGAAGCGGTCGTTTTACAATACCGATGTGGTCGATTTGATTCGGGCTGTGCGTCAGCGTTTCCCAAGCCTGCATATTTATGCCGGCTTCGACCCGCACCGTAGCGGCGTTCAGGACGAATGCGATTACATCCAGCGCAAGGTCGATGCCGGAGCCGGCGGGTTTTTCTCTCAGCCGTTCTATGACAGTCGCATGATCGACATCTACGCCGAACATATGCAAGACCTGGAAACCTACATTGGCATCAGCCCTATCACCAGCAAGGCCTCGATGAATTATTGGGAAGTCAAAAATAAGGTGAAGTTTCCGAAGAGTTTCCAGCCGGATTACGACTGGAACGTCCAATTTGCCAACAGCGTAATCACCTCGGCGGCGGATAATGGCCTGAATGTCTATTTCATGCCGATTCGGATTGATTTGGCGCGGTATTTTGGTGAGATTAAATTGGGCGGGTAA
- the trpC gene encoding indole-3-glycerol phosphate synthase TrpC: MTDTPDILKTILTKKAEEVARRKSNTPLSLLQELAGTVQGPRGFYSALRSKADQKKPAIIAEIKKASPSQGVIRENFKPVEIAVDYAFSGATCLSVLTDKEFFQGSEANLQMVRQNCPLPAIRKDFMIDPYQIHESRALGADCILLIVAALDDAMLKELADTATGLGMDVLTEVHDAEELERALKLNTNMIGINNRNLRTFDVSLQTTLDLKNTIPADKLIVTESGIHTPADVKLMQGNGIYTFLVGEAFMRAESPGQKMRELFF, translated from the coding sequence ATGACCGATACACCAGATATTCTAAAAACCATCCTAACCAAAAAAGCCGAAGAAGTAGCCCGCCGCAAAAGCAACACGCCGCTGTCGCTACTGCAAGAACTAGCCGGCACCGTGCAAGGCCCACGCGGCTTTTATTCGGCGTTGCGCAGCAAGGCCGACCAAAAAAAACCGGCGATCATCGCCGAAATCAAGAAAGCCTCGCCCAGCCAGGGCGTCATTCGCGAGAATTTCAAGCCGGTGGAAATTGCTGTCGATTATGCGTTTAGCGGCGCGACCTGTTTGTCGGTGCTGACCGACAAAGAGTTTTTCCAGGGCTCGGAAGCCAATCTGCAAATGGTGCGGCAAAATTGCCCGCTGCCGGCGATTCGCAAGGACTTCATGATCGATCCGTATCAAATCCACGAATCGCGCGCCTTAGGTGCCGATTGTATTTTGCTGATCGTTGCCGCGTTGGACGATGCGATGCTAAAAGAACTGGCCGACACCGCCACGGGCTTGGGCATGGACGTGTTGACCGAAGTGCATGACGCGGAGGAACTGGAACGAGCGCTAAAGCTGAACACCAATATGATCGGCATCAATAACCGCAACCTACGTACGTTTGATGTATCGTTGCAAACCACGCTGGATTTGAAAAACACCATCCCAGCCGACAAATTGATCGTCACCGAAAGCGGTATTCACACTCCTGCGGATGTGAAATTGATGCAAGGCAACGGCATTTATACCTTCCTGGTCGGCGAAGCGTTTATGCGCGCTGAGTCGCCGGGACAAAAAATGCGCGAGTTGTTTTTTTAG
- a CDS encoding GNAT family N-acetyltransferase has protein sequence MNKVFITQDIKSYCEEYIELEFDPDVRKYLGGLPRKSKEEMRIHINLGEYDSQGIYAIVDVSTGAFVGRCGYLDDNGEKEIYIVISKKYWGNRLAKPALQELFKIIGRKNITAIIDPENIKSIKLFRSLGFQESCCVISNCWQQKHIKFRLDD, from the coding sequence ATGAACAAAGTATTCATTACCCAGGACATCAAATCCTATTGTGAAGAATACATTGAGTTGGAGTTTGATCCAGATGTTAGAAAATATCTTGGTGGGCTGCCTAGAAAATCTAAAGAGGAAATGCGCATACACATAAACCTTGGAGAGTATGACAGCCAGGGGATATATGCCATTGTAGATGTTTCAACAGGCGCTTTTGTTGGGCGCTGCGGGTACCTTGATGACAATGGCGAAAAAGAAATATATATAGTTATTTCAAAAAAATACTGGGGAAATAGGTTAGCAAAACCCGCTTTGCAAGAGCTATTCAAAATCATAGGCAGAAAAAACATTACCGCCATAATCGATCCAGAAAATATCAAAAGCATAAAGCTGTTTCGCTCGTTAGGCTTCCAAGAAAGTTGTTGCGTAATATCAAATTGTTGGCAACAAAAGCATATAAAATTTAGGCTAGATGATTAA
- the brnA gene encoding type II toxin-antitoxin system BrnA family antitoxin, whose translation MIAKDFEQQFDDDVDITAALDTSKAKRILQEQKRVNVDFPTWMIESLDREAGKLGVTRQSIIKVWLAERLEKVSSNEVR comes from the coding sequence ATGATAGCTAAAGACTTTGAACAGCAGTTTGATGACGATGTGGATATTACCGCCGCGTTGGATACATCCAAGGCCAAGCGAATATTGCAAGAGCAGAAACGAGTCAATGTCGACTTTCCGACTTGGATGATTGAATCGCTTGACCGGGAAGCTGGAAAGCTTGGGGTGACCAGACAATCCATCATCAAAGTCTGGCTTGCTGAGAGGCTTGAGAAGGTTTCTTCGAACGAAGTGAGGTAG
- the trpD gene encoding anthranilate phosphoribosyltransferase has product MQIQATLQKLLDKQDLSTEEMCAVMRTMMQGELTDAQIAGFLIALRCKGETIEEIAAAVSVLRELVRPVPVHGEHVIDTCGTGGDGANTFNISTTAAFVVAAAGGKVAKHGNRSVSSSCGSADVLEAAGINLDMPAEQVAQCVNEIGVGFLFAAKHHSAVRHTVGPRKEMGVRTLFNLIGPLSNPANAPHQLIGVFDKQWLVPVAEVLKKLGSKHVLVVHARDGLDEISIAAPTDVAELIDGIVHCYTVTPEQFGLPRASLETLSITCAADSLAIIRAVLNNQTGPARDIVALNAGAAIYAADLADSLDAGIRRAHQVLADGSALGKFEALVNYS; this is encoded by the coding sequence ATGCAAATCCAAGCCACGCTGCAAAAACTTCTGGATAAACAAGACCTCAGCACCGAGGAAATGTGCGCTGTAATGCGTACCATGATGCAAGGCGAGCTGACCGATGCGCAAATCGCCGGCTTCTTGATTGCGTTGCGCTGCAAGGGCGAAACCATCGAAGAAATTGCCGCGGCGGTTAGTGTGTTACGCGAACTGGTCCGGCCGGTGCCGGTGCATGGCGAACACGTGATAGACACCTGCGGCACCGGCGGCGACGGCGCAAATACCTTTAATATTTCCACCACCGCCGCCTTCGTGGTCGCGGCGGCGGGCGGCAAAGTGGCCAAACACGGCAATCGGTCGGTATCCAGCAGTTGCGGCAGCGCCGATGTGCTGGAAGCCGCCGGCATCAACCTGGATATGCCCGCCGAACAAGTGGCGCAATGCGTAAATGAAATCGGCGTCGGCTTTTTGTTTGCCGCCAAACATCATAGCGCGGTGCGGCATACGGTGGGCCCGCGCAAGGAAATGGGCGTGCGCACCTTGTTCAATCTGATCGGCCCGCTCTCCAACCCGGCGAATGCGCCGCATCAATTGATCGGTGTGTTCGATAAACAATGGCTGGTGCCGGTCGCGGAAGTCCTGAAAAAACTGGGCAGCAAGCATGTGCTGGTAGTCCACGCGCGCGATGGTCTGGATGAAATCAGCATCGCCGCCCCGACCGACGTTGCGGAGTTGATAGACGGTATCGTGCACTGTTACACCGTCACCCCGGAACAGTTCGGCTTGCCACGCGCCAGCCTGGAAACCTTGTCGATTACCTGCGCTGCGGATAGCCTGGCGATCATCCGCGCGGTATTGAATAACCAGACCGGCCCGGCCCGCGACATCGTGGCCTTGAACGCCGGCGCGGCGATTTACGCCGCCGACTTGGCCGATTCCCTGGATGCCGGGATTCGGCGGGCGCATCAGGTGTTGGCGGATGGGAGTGCGTTGGGTAAGTTTGAGGCATTGGTGAACTACTCTTAG
- a CDS encoding TIGR03862 family flavoprotein: MTSFNHSVAIIGAGPAGLMAAEVLSQAGLNVTVYDAMPSAGRKFLMAGKGGMNITHSESFERFLSRYGARRAELEPLLNEFAPDALRAWVQGLGIETFVGTSGRVFPNEMKAAPLLRAWLHRLRSNGVQFRMRHRWLGWTKNELRFDTPDGERIVQADAVILALGGGSWPQLGSTGVWQSMLAQRGIAVEPLKPVNCGFEIAWSDYFRERFAGQPLKPVSILFTNQNGETFNQQGELTIAEYGLEGGLIYALSAPLRDEIAASGSALIQLDLLPDRSLANIIDRLGKPRGKDSLGNHLRKRLGISGAKAALLREVLSAAEMDDPSKLAKTLKALPITLTATRPIAEAISSAGGVCFNELDQRLMLRKFPGVFVAGEMVDWEAPTGGYLLTACLATGRTAGLGALAWLQQQ; the protein is encoded by the coding sequence TTGACTTCCTTTAACCACTCTGTCGCCATCATCGGCGCTGGTCCTGCAGGTCTGATGGCCGCCGAAGTATTGAGCCAAGCCGGGCTCAACGTCACCGTTTACGATGCGATGCCCTCGGCCGGGCGCAAGTTTTTGATGGCTGGCAAGGGCGGCATGAATATTACCCATTCTGAATCGTTCGAGAGGTTTTTGTCCCGCTACGGTGCGAGGCGCGCCGAACTGGAACCGTTGCTTAACGAGTTTGCGCCGGACGCTTTGCGAGCCTGGGTACAAGGCTTGGGTATCGAAACCTTTGTCGGCACATCCGGCCGGGTGTTTCCCAACGAAATGAAAGCCGCGCCGTTGTTACGAGCGTGGCTGCACCGCCTGCGTTCCAACGGCGTACAGTTCCGCATGCGCCATCGCTGGCTGGGATGGACGAAAAATGAACTACGCTTCGATACGCCGGACGGCGAGCGGATTGTCCAGGCCGATGCGGTTATTTTAGCTTTGGGCGGCGGCAGTTGGCCGCAACTGGGTTCGACGGGTGTTTGGCAATCAATGCTAGCGCAGCGCGGCATCGCCGTTGAACCGCTAAAGCCGGTCAACTGCGGTTTTGAAATTGCCTGGAGTGACTATTTTCGCGAACGTTTTGCCGGCCAGCCGCTCAAGCCGGTTAGCATCTTATTCACAAATCAGAACGGCGAGACATTCAACCAGCAAGGCGAACTGACGATAGCCGAGTACGGTTTGGAAGGCGGCTTGATTTATGCGCTGTCCGCGCCGCTGCGTGATGAAATAGCCGCCAGCGGTTCGGCGTTGATACAGTTGGATTTACTGCCGGATCGCAGTTTGGCAAACATCATAGATCGTCTGGGCAAGCCGCGCGGCAAGGACAGCTTGGGCAATCATCTGCGCAAACGTTTGGGTATTAGCGGCGCCAAAGCTGCTTTACTGCGCGAAGTCTTGTCTGCCGCCGAAATGGACGATCCGAGCAAACTTGCCAAAACCTTGAAAGCGTTGCCTATCACGCTAACGGCTACCCGGCCTATTGCAGAAGCGATCAGTAGTGCCGGCGGCGTCTGTTTCAATGAACTGGACCAACGCCTGATGCTTCGAAAGTTTCCCGGTGTATTTGTAGCGGGCGAGATGGTGGATTGGGAAGCGCCGACGGGTGGTTATCTGCTCACCGCCTGCTTGGCCACCGGTCGCACGGCAGGCTTAGGAGCCTTAGCTTGGCTACAGCAACAATGA
- a CDS encoding DUF2442 domain-containing protein, giving the protein MNSLALGNNISPAEVTHISSHGVWLLTRTEELFMSYDDFPWFKNQPINAILRVEEPSPNHFYWPEMDIDLTVEMIKHPERFPLQASSQS; this is encoded by the coding sequence ATGAACTCATTAGCGCTTGGCAACAACATTTCCCCGGCTGAAGTGACACACATATCCAGTCACGGCGTATGGTTGCTGACTCGGACCGAAGAGTTATTCATGTCTTATGATGACTTTCCGTGGTTTAAAAATCAGCCTATCAATGCCATTCTCCGTGTTGAAGAGCCTTCACCCAATCATTTTTACTGGCCAGAAATGGATATCGACTTGACTGTGGAGATGATCAAACATCCGGAGAGATTTCCATTGCAAGCCAGTAGTCAGTCCTAA
- a CDS encoding DUF4160 domain-containing protein: MHVHIVSEDGEAKFWLKPEIELAKNYRYSRKQLKEIESLVEKHYDELISAWQQHFPG; encoded by the coding sequence ATGCACGTGCACATCGTTTCCGAAGACGGCGAGGCCAAATTTTGGCTTAAACCGGAAATTGAGCTGGCAAAAAACTATCGATATTCCAGAAAGCAGCTAAAAGAAATCGAATCTTTAGTGGAGAAACATTACGATGAACTCATTAGCGCTTGGCAACAACATTTCCCCGGCTGA
- a CDS encoding anthranilate synthase component II: MSGVRLVMVDNYDSFTYNLVQYFGELGAEVVVVRNDEVTVDDIEGLRPDKIVISPGPCTPKEAGISVETIHRYAGKYPILGVCLGHQSIGYAFGGNIIHAKQIMHGKTSPVYHKDAGVFKGLSNPFTATRYHSLVIEQTSLPDCLEVTAWTQDEAGNIDEIMGVRHKTLDIEGVQFHPESILTEHGHDMLRNFLAR; the protein is encoded by the coding sequence ATGAGCGGCGTCAGATTGGTGATGGTCGACAATTACGATTCGTTCACCTACAACCTGGTGCAATATTTCGGCGAATTGGGTGCCGAGGTGGTGGTGGTGCGCAACGACGAAGTGACGGTGGATGACATCGAAGGGCTGCGCCCGGACAAGATCGTGATTTCCCCCGGCCCCTGCACACCCAAAGAAGCCGGTATTTCCGTGGAAACCATCCACCGCTACGCCGGCAAATATCCGATTCTGGGCGTCTGCCTGGGACACCAAAGCATTGGTTACGCGTTCGGCGGCAACATCATCCACGCTAAGCAGATCATGCACGGCAAGACCTCGCCGGTTTATCACAAGGATGCCGGCGTATTCAAAGGCCTGAGCAACCCGTTCACCGCCACCCGCTACCACTCGCTAGTGATAGAACAAACCAGCTTGCCGGATTGTCTGGAAGTGACAGCCTGGACCCAGGACGAAGCCGGAAATATCGACGAAATCATGGGCGTAAGGCATAAAACCCTGGATATAGAAGGCGTGCAATTCCACCCAGAGTCGATTCTGACCGAACATGGGCATGATATGTTGCGGAATTTTTTGGCGCGATGA
- the trpE gene encoding anthranilate synthase component I, with the protein MTPAEFTAYAQQGYNRIPICREVLADLDTPLSAYLKLADGPYSYLFESVHGGEQWGRYSIIGLPCKTRIKISGHSITVEKDGQDTQTFEHPQPLEWIEEFRQNYNVPDVPGLPRFNGGLVGYFGYETIGYIEPRLQPSGKPDPIGAPDILLMVSQDLLVFDNLSGKMLLLTHADPSQANAYENAKARLDELVVKLRELQANPQAHPAVKHVHEHDFVSGFTQQGYEDAVRKAKQYITDGDCMQVVLSQRMSIPFSASPLDLYRALRCLNPSPYMFYLNLADFHIVGSSPEILVRLEDNEITVRPIAGTRRRGETHEQDLELEKDLLADPKEIAEHLMLIDLGRNDTGRVAKIGSVKLTDKMIVERYSHVMHIVSNVTGELQEGKNAFDVLAATFPAGTVSGAPKIRAMEIIDELEPVKRGIYSGAVGYISWSGNLDTAIAIRTAVIKDQTLHIQAGAGIVYDSVPRSEWDETMNKGRAVFRAVSMAEAGLGGKA; encoded by the coding sequence ATGACACCCGCCGAATTTACCGCATACGCCCAACAAGGCTATAACCGCATCCCGATCTGCCGCGAAGTGCTGGCCGATCTGGATACGCCGCTCAGCGCATATTTAAAGCTGGCCGACGGCCCTTATTCCTATTTGTTCGAGTCCGTGCACGGCGGCGAACAGTGGGGACGGTATTCGATCATCGGCTTACCTTGCAAAACCCGCATTAAAATCAGCGGCCATAGCATCACGGTCGAAAAAGACGGCCAGGACACGCAAACTTTTGAACACCCGCAGCCGTTGGAATGGATAGAAGAATTTCGGCAAAACTACAACGTGCCGGACGTGCCGGGTTTGCCGCGTTTCAATGGTGGCCTGGTCGGTTATTTCGGTTACGAAACCATCGGCTACATCGAACCGCGCCTACAACCCAGCGGCAAACCCGACCCTATCGGCGCGCCGGATATACTGTTGATGGTGTCGCAAGACTTGCTGGTGTTCGACAACCTATCCGGCAAAATGCTGTTGCTGACCCATGCCGATCCGTCGCAGGCCAATGCCTACGAGAACGCCAAAGCCAGACTCGACGAACTGGTGGTAAAACTGCGCGAACTGCAAGCCAATCCGCAAGCGCATCCGGCCGTTAAACACGTGCACGAACACGATTTTGTCTCCGGCTTTACCCAGCAAGGCTATGAAGACGCGGTGCGAAAAGCCAAGCAATACATCACCGACGGCGATTGCATGCAGGTGGTATTGTCGCAGCGCATGTCGATTCCGTTCAGCGCCTCGCCGCTGGATTTGTACCGGGCTTTGCGCTGCCTGAATCCGTCGCCGTATATGTTTTATCTGAACCTGGCCGATTTTCATATCGTCGGTTCCTCACCGGAAATTCTGGTGCGCCTGGAAGACAATGAAATCACTGTCAGACCGATTGCCGGTACCCGCCGTCGGGGCGAGACTCACGAACAGGACTTGGAACTGGAAAAAGACCTTTTGGCCGATCCGAAAGAAATTGCCGAGCATTTGATGCTGATCGACCTGGGCCGCAACGACACCGGCCGGGTAGCGAAAATCGGTAGCGTCAAACTCACCGACAAGATGATCGTCGAGCGTTATTCGCACGTCATGCACATCGTTTCCAACGTCACCGGCGAATTGCAGGAGGGCAAAAACGCCTTCGACGTACTGGCTGCCACCTTCCCAGCCGGCACCGTCAGCGGTGCGCCGAAAATTCGGGCGATGGAAATTATCGACGAACTGGAGCCGGTCAAGCGCGGCATTTATTCCGGCGCAGTCGGTTACATCTCCTGGTCCGGCAATCTGGATACCGCCATCGCCATCCGCACGGCGGTGATTAAAGATCAAACCTTACACATTCAAGCCGGCGCCGGCATCGTTTACGATTCCGTGCCGCGCAGCGAATGGGATGAAACAATGAACAAAGGCCGCGCGGTGTTCCGCGCCGTCAGCATGGCCGAAGCCGGCCTCGGAGGCAAAGCATGA